From a region of the Tachysurus fulvidraco isolate hzauxx_2018 chromosome 5, HZAU_PFXX_2.0, whole genome shotgun sequence genome:
- the lyl1 gene encoding protein lyl-1, with protein MMEKLEPTVSSSPALSMTDPLTPPHTHSPCTSSPAANEDNGTESGMSSNPSSPATSQITETANVEEKAEPASSPPNTSIPSISTSTSSSTSTVVLCSPPSSSPAPLPPNIPVISLAHSKPPLPPIPMPATQLTALHPIPTVPHGPGELRLAQLAALSGGPTASVPPPRGLLPHQYLPGHPLLNSSFLSPSGSYGFFGNNRVKRRPSSHFELDLTDCPPQKLARRVFTNSRERWRQQNVNGAFSELRKLIPTHPPDKKLSKNEILRLAMKYINFLVKLLNDQSNDSDTCSLTDSTEEDKSKTKGANETMGNGHKDCSHVLRSACPSDSTSPSQITPPLPAVRLTLVTSHRNRDSTDSVIALTASPGSSCYGDTDSEENLGSQNSGIVKTSVSEGMMEKMKEQIQTVMASGYHR; from the exons ATGATGGAGAAGTTGGAGCCCACTGTATCTTCATCCCCTGCTCTGTCAATGACTGACCCTTTAACTCctccacacactcattctcCATGCACCAGCAGCCCTGCAGCGAATGAGGATAATGGTACAGAGAGTGGCATGAGCTCAAACCCCAGCAGTCCGGCTACATCGCAAATTACCGAGACAGCTAATGTAGAGGAGAAAGCTGAGCCTGCTAGCTCACCCCCAAACACAAGCATCCCTTCCATTTCTACTTCCACATCCAGTTCCACTTCCACCGTCGTCCTCTGCTCTCCTCCTTCATCATCTCCTGCTCCACTGCCCCCTAACATCCCAGTCATCAGTCTGGCTCACAGTAAACCTCCTCTGCCACCGATCCCTATGCCTGCTACACAGCTCACCGCCCTCCACCCCATACCCACAGTGCCACACGGACCTGGAGAACTCCGACTGGCACAGCTAGCTGCCCTCTCAGGGGGTCCAACAGCCTCGGTGCCTCCACCTAGAGGTCTACTGCCTCACCAATACCTACCTGGACACCCTTTACTCAACAG CTCTTTCCTTAGTCCATCCGGTAGTTATGGTTTCTTCGGCAACAACCGTGTTAAAAGAAGACCATCAAGCCACTTTGAATTGGATCTAACTGATT GTCCTCCTCAGAAGCTGGCCAGGCGTGTTTTCACCAATAGCCGTGAGCGTTGGCGTCAGCAGAACGTGAACGGTGCTTTCTCAGAGCTCCGGAAACTCATCCCTACACATCCACCAGACAAGAAGCTAAGCAAGAACGAGATCCTGCGGCTCGCGATGAAGTACATCAACTTTCTGGTGAAGCTATTGAATGACCAGTCTAACGACAGCGACACATGCAGCCTAACGGACAGCACAGAGGAGGACAAGAGCAAGACGAAAGGGGCAAATGAAACGATGGGCAATGGCCACAAAGACTGCAGCCATGTCCTTCGCTCAGCGTGTCCCTCAGACAGCACCTCACCGTCTCAGATCACTCCTCCACTTCCTGCTGTTCGCCTGACCTTAGTCACTTCCCACCGTAACAGAGACTCCACTGATTCAGTCATCGCTTTGACCGCATCGCCCGGCTCCAGTTGCTATGGCGACACGGACAGTGAGGAAAATTTAGGCTCACAGAATTCAGGGATTGTTAAGACGAGCGTTAGCGAAGGGATGATGGAAAAAATGAAGGAACAGATACAGACTGTTATGGCTTCTGGATACCACCGATGA
- the LOC113634483 gene encoding uncharacterized protein LOC113634483, whose protein sequence is MDMLNQDSSGSHSSTPELRLILVGNIGCGKTLTADTLLTDSSSISALVPSRLSEVRRGTCEGRHLKVVETPRWYWRGESLEINVQRETEKALSLVAPGPHAFLILVPVGQFTEMEGRIPAELERVFGRGALEHSLVLLTCGDYLSGRDHGTYIRKDELGLSAMVNECGGRWHVINNRKPEEREQVISLLEKVEQMTQRAGGCYLPSPMQREVEDRELVRRYSLREEELVNPHHRTLTQTTWSKEETWDESGKRAKIRVRSMGPATGRVMSQQLANGLDSSAGLKQKQSSFKLSKEGAILSQMTEIEQPGKNQNNQNFINTIHYQFSTMGDTTSAASSIPSPTVSSSPSFSTFSSSSVTSSSAPFAHSSTNFSSSPSFSTSPSTNISSTDVFPSSPTKVSSYSSATLSSSPTNALSSSSFTDFPPSQTNVSYSSSSTVLSSSNASVSTSSTGISSSTSSSSTALSSRPTITPSSFFSSNSSDELRLVLLGRSGSGKSTAGNTILGRDEFKLRRDDATGATTQSCVKGTAMIGKKQVTVVDTPDWFWPPEKLTSHLSSCVELCAPGPHAFLLCVPVTLPGRSNLHDLSSLKNAFGSDAILRHTLVIFTHSDKLKDGNVEEYIAAKRPELLELVEKCHDHYHVLKQGKNGGNTEELLEKVEQVVKESGGSHYNYEEQGELVRGWSRRGQGVEDNVDRANSATLHSLKEEEEVEQEEKNAKPVKSVAWSVATVIGSVLRFVGQKVGEGAKQVPKPVAGGAVLGGALGFYVGGPIGGAVGATAGSAAVEYGRRKYNKSKTD, encoded by the exons ACTCATCTGGTAGCCACAGTAGCACTCCAGAGCTGCGCTTAATCCTGGTAGGCAATATTGGCTGTGGGAAAACACTAACAGCTGACACGCTGCTGACTGACAGCTCGAGCATCAGTGCCCTTGTGCCATCACGACTGAGCGAGGTTCGGCGTGGAACGTGTGAGGGACGACACCTCAAAGTGGTCGAGACACCGCGCTGGTACTGGAGAGGTGAGAGCCTTGAAATCAACGtgcagagagagacggagaaagCTCTGAGCCTGGTGGCACCAGGGCCACATGCCTTCCTCATCCTGGTACCTGTGGGACAGTTCACCGAGATGGAGGGCCGAATTCCTGCTGAGTTGGAGCGTGTGTTTGGCAGAGGTGCACTGGAACACTCCCTGGTGCTGCTCACCTGCGGAGATTATCTGTCAGGACGAGACCATGGCACCTACATCAGGAAGGACGAGCTGGGGCTCAGCGCAATGGTGAATGAGTGTGGAGGACGTTGGCATGTGATCAATAACCGCAAACCAGAGGAAAGAGAGCAGGTCATATCATTGCTGGAGAAG GTAGAGCAGATGACCCAGAGGGCCGGGGGCTGTTACCTGCCAAGCCCCATGCAAAGAGAGGTAGAGGATCGGGAGCTGGTGAGGAGGTACAGCCTGCGTGAAGAGGAGCTGGTAAACCCACATCACAGAACGCTGACCCAGACAACATGGAGCAAAGAGGAGACGTGGGACGAGTCCGGGAAGAGGGCAAAAATCAGAGTCAGAAGCATGGGGCCAGCGACAGGAAGGGTGATGTCACAGCAGCTGGCCAATGGGCTTGACTCATCTGCAGGACTCAAACAGAAGCAATCCAGTTTCAAACTGAGTAAAG AGGGCGCCATTCTCAGTCAGATGACGGAGATAGAGCAACCAGGCAAAAACCAGAACAACCAGAACTTCATTAACACCA tcCATTACCAATTCAGCACCATGGGTGACACCACCTCTGCTGCATCTTCCATCCCATCACCCACAGTGTCTTCCTCTCCCTCCTTCAGTACCTTCTCCTCATCTTCTGTTACTTCTTCCTCAGCTCCTTTTGCACATTCCTCCACCAACTTttcctcttctccttctttttccaCTTCCCCCTCCACTAACATCTCTTCAACTGATGTTTTCCCTTCCTCCCCCACTAAAGTCTCCTCTTACTCATCCGCTACCCTTTCCTCTTCCCCCACCAATGCCTTGTCATCTTCCTCCTTCACTGACTTCCCCCCTTCTCAAACTAATGTCTCCTATTCATCCTCCTCCACTGTCTTATCCTCTTCCAATGCATCAGTCTCGACCTCATCCACTGGCATCTCCTCTtctacctcctcctcctccactgcTTTATCCTCTCGCCCCACCATTACCCCCTCTTCCTTTTTCTCTAGCAATTCTTCAGATGAACTGAGACTTGTCCTGTTGGGTCGAAGTGGGTCTGGGAAGAGCACGGCTGGGAACACCATTCTGGGCCGTGACGAGTTTAAGCTGCGTAGAGACGATGCCACTGGTGCAACCACCCAGTCGTGTGTGAAAGGAACAGCTATGAttggaaaaaaacaa GTGACAGTTGTGGACACTCCAGACTGGTTCTGGCCCCCAGAGAAGCTGACATCCCATCTGTCCTCCTGTGTAGAACTGTGTGCCCCAGGCCCTCACGCCTTTCTACTGTGTGTTCCTGTAACCCTGCCTGGCCGCTCAAACTTACATGACCTGAGTTCCCTAAAGAATGCCTTTGGCTCCGATGCCATCCTGCGCCATACTTTGGTCATCTTTACGCACTCGGACAAGCTGAAGGACGGAAATGTGGAGGAATACATTGCAGCTAAGCGACCAGAGTTGCTAGAGTTGGTGGAGAAGTGTCATGACCACTACCATGTCCTGAAGCAAGGAAAGAATGGAGGGAACACAGAGGAGCTGTTGGAGAAGGTAGAGCAGGTTGTGAAGGAAAGTGGAGGAAGCCATTACAACTATGAGGAACAGGGGGAGCTTGTCAGAGGATGGTCGAGGAGAGGCCAGGGGGTAGAGGACAATGTAGACCGAGCCAACTCAGCCACTCTACATTCTctgaaggaggaagaggaagtagAGCAAGAAGAGAAAAATGCAAAACCAGTGAAATCCGTAGCCTGGTCGGTTGCAACTGTTATTGGCTCTGTCCTTCGATTTGTTGGGCAGAAGGTGGGCGAAGGTGCCAAGCAGGTGCCTAAGCCGGTGGCTGGAGGGGCAGTGCTAGGTGGTGCACTTGGTTTTTATGTTGGAGGACCTATAGGGGGTGCTGTTGGGGCTACAGCAGGATCTGCAGCCGTTGAATATGGAAGACGAAAGTACAATAAATCCAAAACAGACTAA